Within the Desulfovibrio sp. genome, the region GTTGTGGACAAGGTCAGTCTGACCATTGGCGACGGCGAATTTTTTACTCTGCTGGGCCCCAGCGGTTGTGGTAAAACCACGCTGCTGCGCATGATTGCCGGGTTTAGCGACCCTGACAGCGGTGATATCCTTTTTGGGGGCAAGTCGGTACTTTCGCTGCCTGCCCACCGGCGCAATACGGGCATGGTTTTTCAAAATTATGCCCTGTTTCCGCATATGACTGTTTTTGACAATGTGGCCTACGGCATGGAGGCCCGAAAACTACCGCGTGATACCATCAACAAACGGGTCATGGAAATTCTTGACTCTGTGCAACTGCTCGATCTGCGCGGCAGATACCCCCGGCAGCTCTCTGGCGGGCAGCAGCAGCGCGTTGCCCTGGCCCGCGCCCTTGTTATTCGGCCCGATGTGCTGCTTATGGACGAACCCTTGTCCAATCTTGATGCCAAGCTGCGCGTCACCATGCGGGAAGAAATTCGCCATATTCAGCAACACCTAGGTATAACAACAATATATGTGACGCATGATCAGGAAGAAGCCATGGCCGTCTCCGACAGGGTGGCCATTTTTTATAATGGCAGCCTGCAACAGGTGGCTGATCCGCAGGGCATATATTTTTCGCCTGCCAACAGGTTTACGGCAGAATTCATGGGCTCGTGCAATATTCTGGAAATGACCCCATTGTCATGGAACGGCGAGCAGGGCCTTGCCCGCATGCTGTGCGGCGGGGTGGAGTTTGAGGTGGCCATGCACAATTCTCACGGCGTCAGCCATGCAGAGATGCATGACCAGGCCCCAGTGCAACCCCGGCTGCATGAGCGAGTGAGCGTGATGCTTCGCCCGGACTGGATACACGAGGTGCTGCCCGATACCCCCGCGCAGAATGTTTTTACCGGGCATGTGCATGAGGTCATGTTTTTGGGCACAGTGGTGGTGTATCAGGTTGCCGCCCTTGGCACCCTGCTGCGGGTGGATGTTCCCGCTCTGGACTGCGGAAATTTCAAAAAGGTTGGCGAAGCCATTACGCTTTGCTTTTCGCCGACCAGCCCGGTCAAGGTGAACGCATGATGGGCCTGCGAAAACTATTTTCCGCATGGAACGCGGTTTTGTTGCTCGCCCTGATAACGCTTGTAT harbors:
- a CDS encoding ABC transporter ATP-binding protein; the encoded protein is MRIELVDIVKQFGSLRVVDKVSLTIGDGEFFTLLGPSGCGKTTLLRMIAGFSDPDSGDILFGGKSVLSLPAHRRNTGMVFQNYALFPHMTVFDNVAYGMEARKLPRDTINKRVMEILDSVQLLDLRGRYPRQLSGGQQQRVALARALVIRPDVLLMDEPLSNLDAKLRVTMREEIRHIQQHLGITTIYVTHDQEEAMAVSDRVAIFYNGSLQQVADPQGIYFSPANRFTAEFMGSCNILEMTPLSWNGEQGLARMLCGGVEFEVAMHNSHGVSHAEMHDQAPVQPRLHERVSVMLRPDWIHEVLPDTPAQNVFTGHVHEVMFLGTVVVYQVAALGTLLRVDVPALDCGNFKKVGEAITLCFSPTSPVKVNA